The nucleotide sequence CCGGCAGGAACTTCCTTCCATTATGAACCGCGAAAGTCAACCCCACAAATTCGGGTAAAATCGTTGAACGCCGGGACCAAGTCTTGATGATTTTCCCGTCTCCGGTCTCTTCCGCTCTTCTCACCTTTCTCATGAGGTGTTCGTCCACAAATGGTCCTTTTTTCAATGAACGAGGCAAAGTCCAACTCCTTTTCCTGAAGGGTTCCCCGTTTAGTTTTCCAGAGAAATCCTCGTTTATTTCCTTCTCTTTAGAATGAGTTTG is from Deltaproteobacteria bacterium and encodes:
- the rpsS gene encoding 30S ribosomal protein S19, with protein sequence MPRSLKKGPFVDEHLMRKVRRAEETGDGKIIKTWSRRSTILPEFVGLTFAVHNGRKFLPVFVTEDMVGHKLGEFSPTRTFYSHAGDRKSRLKGKK